The nucleotide sequence acttggtaaagcacctttggagacccatcaggaatgccaccattttgaagtctccaataacctcccagtcatactcaacatacttcaagacttctaccaaggtcttgacgctgttgtattcttctttgaggtgcactgaatgagccaggggaagaaaCGGacacttattcccgttatggagcagcacagctttgaggcttctggatgagctatcaatgaaaagGCGCCACTCCTTCGGGTTACAAGCGGACattattggtaaataacactttctgcctaggaacaaaaaaaaaaggaaaaattttgttacatagtgttattaataaaatacacagcGTGAATGATGTATCTGACTAGTCAGAGACCAATGCTAAATATACCATGACTGGTTTGAATTGAATAATCAATtgattattcataaaatacataGTGTGACCAGTAGGTGCTGCATGGCCAGATgcttagggcgctcgattcgtattctgagggtcgcaggctagAATCCCCGCAAACTAAAAATGCTTGTCTTCTCAAACtttagacattataatgttacgatcaatctctattctttggtaaaagagtagcggtaGGTGGATATGATTGGATGTCTTCCCTTTAGTTCatcactactaagttagggacggctaacgcagatagccctcttgcaggtttgcgcgaaattcgattgtttgttttccaaacgaatagtggaattgaccgtaacattattacgctcTCActactgaaatggcgagcatgtttggtgtgacagggatttgaacccgcgacactcggattatgagtcgagtaccttaaccacctggccatgccgggcctcgaagAACCTCTAGTTATATTATAACGGAACATAATTAGTACGTACGATATTGTATCCTGATGTATGTTGATCCCTAAAAATAATATTGgttgtgagtggtgatgactacccgcTTCTGCCTAGTCTGACATTGCCaaattaggacggctagtgcagatagccctcgtgtagatttgggcgaaatttgaaaaaaaacaacaacacaattacaaacaaacaagaaaccagTACTAATCTACGATGATTGGTTTGCATTTAATcagcggcccgacatggccaagcgtgttaaggcattcgactcgtaatccgagggtcgcgggttcgaagcccgatcgcaccaaacatgctcgccctttcagccgtgggagcgttgtattgtgactgtcaatcccactattcgtaagtaaaagagtagcccaagagttggcggtggacggtgatgactagctgtcttccctctagtcttacactggcaaattagggacggctagcgcagatagccctcgagtagctttgcgcgaaattgaaaacaaagaaaacaaagcaTTTAATCATCAACTTATTACTCATGTAATACAGACTGATGcaatatcattgttttattacaaCACAATTGTGAGAATTTCCTTTCGTAGAATTactattgttttacttttcatacTATTAAtgacacatatttttttttccttttccagTGCGTGTTGTTCAAGGTACAACATCATCCAGATTTTCCAGAGTATACGCAGTGCGTAACTTTTGAGTTTCTATCGGATCCTTGGCAGGATCGAACATATAACATCTTCTGTATTCTAGTCCTGTACGGTGTTCCTTTGATTATCATAATTTACTGCTACTCCAAGATTCTGTGGGTAATTACTCGACGATCCCGAGACAACGAAGGTAATTATAAACATCTAGTTTGTGTTTTCCACGTTTGATAAGATATACACATTTCATTATAATACGTCATCATTATGTAATGTTCAGATATAAGAAGTAAAACAATACGTTTTTGAGTCGCGTGGATCCATAAAATGCGGATTTCGACAGTAATACCCGTTTAAGTAGGAAATTAATACACTCTAGAACGAACGAATCAAACGAAACTGTAAGTATATAGGGATGTATGCTGTTAGCCAGctaggttaaggcgtttgacttgtaagctgagggtcgagaattcgaatccccgtcgcaccaaacatgctcgccctttcagctcaagagtttgcggtgggtggtgatgtctagttgtctttcttctagtcttacgctgctaaattagggacggctagtgaagatatccctcgtgtagctttgcccgaaagtccaaaacaaacaaagaaataaataatgtatattgttatatttgttattcctACAACTGccgttttttttaaagaaactaataACTGGCCGTTGCTCTCACTAGATGGGCTGTATGTATTGTGCTCAGAACGGGTATCGAAACAGGAGTTTAGAATTATAAGCGTTCGGACTTATCGATAAAAAGctaaaagttgaaaacaaaattggAACAACCAAAAAAAgaggaatttattttcagtttccaTAAGAAACGTCAACAATTCCTACGATTATTAAATTCTTCCAAACAcaaaactataagaaaaataaacaggaAACCAGCAAATACGTAGTATGAtagtataacataaaatcttGAATAAGTTCTGTTTGTCAATATCGTATTTTCTGAGTCGTTGAAAAAATCTGAATTATTAGTTCTGTTCTTGTCCAGCATCCGATTAGTTTCTCTAACTGCAATTCTGACCTTTGACAATATTTCTAAGTATCCGCcaactagtacagcggtatgtcttcggattcaCAACGCCTGAATCAGCGGTTCGAattccctcgatgggctcagccgatgtggctttactataagaaagcacacacgcACTCTCTCTAAGTAGGGGCtgtaaaggttttaattttttttttaatagcgcTGTAACACTCTTTTATGTCTCTACATAGACCTAAAATACcttgtcattttttttattttaataaagtatccAGTATTATGACAAATTACTATCTCTTCTGTGAGAACTGTAGGGATATCGAAGGAGAGAATCATTTCTTCACGTTTTGTTCGTAAGTTTCCGAACATTTCCTTGTGAGGCctttagaaaagaaaacaaaaacatataacttTTCCCTGTGACACATTTGTTTTTACACAATCCTGTCaaattattttaggttattaTAGCATGTAGTTAGGTTTAATAGAGATTCCACCCCATTGGCTCAGTGACAGGctgataaaaattaagtttcgatacctgtagtgagcagaGCCCATATAGCTCACTGTGATCCTTTTTGCTTAGCGACAACCAAACCAAATTAATAGACATTCATCTCTACTAAAACCTGTATCAATTGTGACTATAGTTTGTAATTTCACGCATCGTATAACTTCTATTCGTGGCTTTAgtttatttatcaatttataaCTGGATAACTTCTTCATAACCCTTATTCTCATGACGATTTGATTTACATTTGATAATACTTTGATTCAACATCGATCTTGTCTTGTGACTTTAGGTTAGTTATAGTGTTTGAATGAAACTGTGACATCGTGTttctaaaacttaaattataattcaaataccGAATATCTATTGTTTTCCTCTTTTCTctcattatttatctttaatcaattgtaaagaaaaaatcaaatttcctttgtttgaactctttgttttgaataatccAGAAAtgatgaaataagtaaaaatattcaacctttaaaaatgtacattaatttACTGTATAAATACTGAATTCTAAACACCACAtgtttcagtgaaaaaaaatcCACCATCTTCAAGAGGTTAAAGATCTCCCTATCTCTTGAAAATGTTGGTTTTCTCACCGAAACTTGTAGAGTTTTTAATTGTATACTTATGCATATTATGCATTCTTTAAACGTTAGGTGTCTCTCTTATTTCATGAAATCTGTGCATAAGAATGATCATAGAATATATTTAGCGAGGAATGTTGTAACTATAAGAAATCTAAAGATATCTTATTGAAACACTTTATTATAACACCTAATTACACCTATTATTACACCTAATTAATGCTTCGTAAGAcattttagtttagttagtttgttaTCACCATTAAATTACATCCAGGAACATAGGGccacaatcgcttgcggattcttcaacaggtatttaagtgagtaggttgttagcccactgcaccgagccgtccctaatttagcagtgtaagactagagggaaggcagctagtcatcaccacccaccgccaactcttgggctagtcttttaccaatgaatagtgggattgaccgtcacattataacgccccacggctgggagggcgagcatgtttggcgcgacgcgggcgcgaacccgcgaccttcggattacgagtcgcacgccttactcgCTTAGCGATGAGAGGCTCGTAagatatttacttttcatttaaatattctctCATGAGGAACTCTGAACGTATGTCTTTCAGAATTTCATCTTGTTCCAATAATCACAAGGCTCAGTATTTGTCTATGTAAGTCGGTAATCTGTGATTTTAGTTcgaatatttcaatttatatgcatgaatataaacattacatttatatgttgatttaACTAAATCATAATTCCTATAGTTTCTTTTGGTGAGGGAATCAGACagtgtataatatttttcttggTCTAACTTTGCTGTGTTCTTATTTGCTGgttgtataaatgtataaaatattattgttaaataaatgtagACCTCTGTTAGTATATTCAACGTTTTGTTCACAATTTCTTCTTGGATTTTCTTAATGAGTCGTTACTTGTAGCCACCAAGAGATGTAGGTACACTATCCAAACTTCTTACGTATCTTTACCTTAAGACGTGtgggtgtttgtttttttaatttgtggaaAAGATATTTATCTATGATGTTGTTCGATAGTTTTTTTAAGAATGATATGGAACACTTTTTTATAACCTAGTGATCGgcttatgaaaataatgaaagtttaaaaagcTATTTTACTAAAGACGTCTGAATATTTCCTGAGCTGTTGTTATTGTCAAGCGCGTAATTTTCCTTTATATTGAAATGTATGCgttatatgcgctagtcgtccctaatttagcagtgtaagactagaaagaaggaaggcagctagccatcaccacccaccgccaactcttgggctactcttttaccaacgaatagtggaattgtccgtaacattataacgctcccccacggctgaaagggcgagcatgtttggtgtgatagggattcgaacccgcgacccttagattgcgaggcGATCgcttctaaccacctggctattatGCCCTATTAATAAAGATGTCTTTACGTAATGCAATTGAACCAAAATAGTTCGAAGACTAATGACAAATTACTTGATATCCCTTCTTTAAATAATTGTGGATGAATACCAGTAACGTTACTTATTtacttaaacatattttaaagttatgacGGACGTGTATCATTGAAAATTGAAAATCTTTCTATCCTCTTATTGGTTAATTTATGATATTACAAACTGTAGTTCCCACCTTTCAACATCTCACAACAAATTATGTCAAtgatcatatatatgtaaaaacggctggtttgggttgagaaaatttttatgtagaggagcgaacaacttttcgaccttcttcggtcatcatcaggttcacaaagaaagaaagaggtaactgaccgatagctgaccacatgtttgaagggagttgtgtaattgaatgtagcaatgtagagggcgtgcttagatgttggattatatttattaatataggtacagagaacacaaaaagtgatcttcacacgttttcaaacactacaaatcaaacgaacacaacataaccataaaagacacctaaatactaaataaagaaacaaacataaacaaacgcaaaattaaagaagccttacttgtacaactcaagcccaaagtaaaccaatacaaaggaacacctttatacttatattaagtatacttgtggtcagctatcggtcagttacctctttatttctttgtgaacctaacgatgaccgtggaaggtcgaaacgttgttcgctcctctacacagtgctttctctatccataccagccgtttttacctatatatttttctttacaagtgggttttctcgtcatcacggattattatgCCAACGTAATATACTTCTTGGTATAAATGTGGGCTTGAACTTTCTTTTTCACGCacaaactttttaaactttttcacATTTGATAAAAGTGATTATTAGGGTATTAGTTTTGACATCTAGTGTAAACTATGTACATTTATGTCATATTATAGCTTTCTCAGCAACAACATTACAAATATCCTAGAGCGTGAAAGTCCACTTAGCGTCCTCGGACACTATTGTAACGAAAACGCTTAaggttatatataattttctaaggAAATGAAAACAAGATATACAAAGAACGTTCACACTGATATTTGAAGATAAAAGACCAACACAGTCCCAAGAATAGACTGTTCCTCGAGATGAATTATTGTGCTTCACTTCGTTTATTATTCTAACAACGTTCGTATTAAGATGGTTTTggttcgaatttcacgcaaagctacacaaggattatcttcgctagccgtccctaatttagcagtgtaagactacagggaaggcagctagtcatcactacccaccgcaaaaTCTttggctacgcttttaccaaagaataatgagattgaccgtaacattatgacaccccaaccgctgaaagggtgagcatgtttggtgtgacggggattaggatttgcgaccctcagattacaagtctaataccttaacccacctggccatgccgggcctcgtattCAGATGCTTTTGATTCAGGGTCTATACAAGTTCCGTTTTTCATATAGTACTTATTTTCATATGTCACCAGGAAGATCCTTTGAGATGTTGGCCCGACATGATCAcgtggtcagggcgctcgactcgcgggtttgaatctctgtcccAACCAAACAAGCTCATTCTTTTATCCATGGAATCGTTGTACgttatggtgaatcccactattctttggtaaaaagaataacccaagcgttggcagtgggtggtgatgactagctgccttctctctagtcttttactgctatagtAGGGATGGCTgtcgtagatagctctcgtgtaactttgcgcgaaattcaaaaaacaaacaaacaaactttccggATGTTGATTAGTACAAGTTCTTGTGACTTTTGTTGTAAAAGTTATTACTCAAGGTTTGCTATCCTTTCGTGGCTTAACAGTAAGCTTGATGGTTTATCGTGGTTGGCATGGCGCAGGTACCCACTGCTTAGGTTTTCTCTTGCTGAACCAACAAACGAGAGCCATGAGACATCATTGATTTTTACAGACTTGACACCTGATTGTTACAGATCTGAAAATGACCAGTTTAacagatttgtttttaatgttttgaaacttATTTCTACGTCCTCCTGGTAGCTCAGATGTAATTTTGAGTGCGTATGACGCTAAACGTCAGGGTTCAGTATTTGTAGTGGCGATAGCATGTACAATTCATTGTACATTTTGGGACTTAACAACGTACAGTTAATCTTTCATactaaaatattgtgtaatttcCGTATAGTTAGAGCTACTGAGCCGACAGAATACCAAGTAAACATCTAAGTTACTTAATTGGGTTTCATTGCTGCTTTTGGTTTTAAACATGAAGTCATCGAAGCGAAGTTTTACGTCAAGTTAACCAAAAACGTTTGCGACATgcgcatggtcaggtggttaggacactccaTCTaacggtcgtgggttcgaatcccgatacTATAGAATATGCTTGCATTTTCAACGTTGGGGTCTATCTCGCTATTCGATAGTGAGTGAGTAAGCCAAAAGTTCTATTCTTTCATCGTTAAATGTGGAAGgatagcgcggatagccctcgtgtaactgtgaaattgttaaaatttgaaattgaaaaaaaacaaaacaaaacaattagtacCAGTGCGTGAGGTCGTATTGACCGAGTTGGTAAACGTGTCAAATAAGtcttaaagataaattattgaatttttttatgttatacttaaaaCCTTTTTCTGTAACACAACATCCACCATTGTTATTGGTGTTATCCCTCACGTGGCatttaaaatcactttaaaaagtCATATTTTATATTGCGTTTCGCATAGAATGAAAcggattttatttaattttcaattaagtTTTATTGTCGTCACTTTTATGTTTCTTAGATCATGAAACTTATTTTCTTAACGCAAGAGACATTCTTATTTCTAGAACATCAGAGAAAAAGAGTTTGGAACAGATTGTTGATTTCCATTGTAAAACATAACGTTTTTTTTATATCATATGGAATCGATTTTATTTATTCTAGGGGACTTTTCCCAGGAGCAACATTTCCATGGACGTTTTCGACTTCGTAGATCCGACATGACCCGTATAGAAAGAGCCCGTACTCGGACCCTTCGAATGGCCATCACCATCGTTTCAGCTTTTTTCTGGTGCTGGACACCATACGTAGTCATGGTCCTTTGGCATCAAATCGATAGAGATTCGGCTAATAAACTGGACTCAAAAATCCAGTCATCACTATTTATATTTGCTGTATCCAATTCCTGCGTTAATCCACTTGTTTACGGAAGTTATGCTATCAACTTTAAACACCTCTTGAAAAACTGTTTCCTTGGTAACATTTGCCCCCGGAATTCTATTCGTTTTGGATCTCGACGCATGGCCTCAACTAACGGCACCAGAGCTACTCAGCTTGAACAACGTGACCAGTGTCCACCTCTAGCAATGACTGTCACTGTGAACTGTACTGGGACAAACCCTTTCTCCAAACTGCTCAATCACCAGCTTGACCGCCAAGTTTAGTTCCGCTCAACCTATAACATTGATCACTTTACGTATGTCAAATCTatcttaaattaaacattttcaggTATCAAAACAAACGATTTGTTAAATTTTCAGTCACTAATCTGTTTAGTATTAAATTAAAGGAATAATGGACACACCGTTGTAAGTGTTAGTCTTAAGACATCTTAGGTTGTGCATTATTGTGTTATCTGGCACTATTTGTATTAACATTCAGTATTCAAGTAGATAgagaataagttgtttttttttaattaaatgaatcCCTTGTCTGGTTCAGATATGAATTTACTTCAGGTGGAAAACGAAGGGTACATTTATGAAGCTTAGTTTGTGGTATAAATGTCATGTAAAACCGCATTGCTCTGATTGGATCGGGAAACAGAAGTATCGCTCGCACCTTACACTGAACAAAATGTTCATTTCGAGAGACTGAATATGGCCTGTATTAACGTAAACTGTGACAAAGTCGCAGGTTTAAGATATATACCAATACAAGAGATGGAACTACTTGTCTTCAGTAGATTGAATTTCGAGTGGAATTCAACTTGTTCAAAGAATCGAAGAATTTCACTTTTTGTACCTAATTCGTGAATAACTTGCAACATTTACCACGTCTGACTCGCAGagcatttttttaacaataagtaATGCCCAAGTATTTACGTATAAAGCAAGATATTGCATGTCCTTATTATAACTGTCAAGACAGAACGTCACGAATTACACGCGAGCTTCCCACGTGCAAAGTGAAGAATGCCAAACATTTGCCATTTCCGACATCTGTAACTCTAGTCTGTAAAGGGTATAACAGATCGTTTTACTAGTCTGGGAATATAGGTGTGTTAAAACTTGTCGTTCATGAGATAcacattttgtttcaataaaaataaaaatatgaataatagtCCTAGTAGCATATGTTTCATAGTTTTTCAACTGACAATCCGAATGACTTCGCAAAAAGGGAGGCTAAACAAATGACGTCATGGCTGTGCTTTACTGCTTGTGCAAAATACAgatagtttccatttttctacgcGACTGAGTTcgaggaaaaaacaaaacaaactttcctataCAAAGTTGTACAAAAGATTCCAAGCCCTCtggtgtaatatttattattttttcaaataaaatatattttgtttctgcaACTATATTGCAGTGAGATACAAGCACCTGAATTTTCTGGAACGTTTGAATTACCTGCagtaattgttgttattacgaCGTTTGAAAGCGGAACTCTCCTTCCCCTGAACTTCCCATACTTCGTAGCGACACCTATATTGTACTTATTCGGTGAGACGTTATTTCGTCTACCATTAGAATTTGACGTATTCATAAAGATGTTTGTAATAAAGTGTTTGTAATTTACGATTAAAGTTTCTGTTTCcaacatgataaaatatttccTGTTGCTGTTTCAAGTACTGGATTTAGACCATTAAATGTGTACGATCTGTAGTTCGAACTGTACACGAACAAATTTAATATACAACTGTGTATTGTTTTTCAAACAGTGAGTTTGGATCGGTAATTGTGCAATTTTCGTATTTGATGTGTACCAAGGGTAGTTTTTGAATAAGTAACTGAGTACTATTGTTTCAAGAAGTAGCTTTGGACCGGTAACTGTGCGGGTTTCGTATTCGAACTGCACACAaagagttttttttctgtttttcaatatataactgagtagaaaataaaatcttaaagacagtttgactgggtaatgaagaaaactccatgataaaacttatggagtaaatcttaaagacagtttgactgggtaacgaagaaaactccatgataaaacttatggagtaaatcttaaagacagtttgactgggtaacgaagaaaactccatgataaaacttatggagtaaatcttaaagacagtttgactgggtaacgaagaaaactccatgataaaacttatggagtaaatcttaaagacagtttgactgggtaacgaagaaaactccatgataaaacttatggagtaaatcttaaagacagtttgactgggtaacgaagaaaactccatgataaaacttatggagtaaatcttaaagacagtttgactgggtaacgaagaaaactccatgataaaacttatggagtaaatcttaaagacagtttgactgggtaac is from Tachypleus tridentatus isolate NWPU-2018 chromosome 2, ASM421037v1, whole genome shotgun sequence and encodes:
- the LOC143238768 gene encoding adipokinetic hormone/corazonin-related peptide receptor variant I-like; translation: MEEIDIAAEFPQNETSNKTNETIGLPEHLLFNDEIAGEIVAYSLLLVVAAMGNVSVFVTLLRTRQRKSRIKLMILHLAIADLIVTFIMIPLEIGWRITMKWVAGDAACKIMQFLRAFGPYLSSMVLVCISLDRYFAILHPLKVNDAHRRSKMMLTFAWLISIMCSIPQCVLFKVQHHPDFPEYTQCVTFEFLSDPWQDRTYNIFCILVLYGVPLIIIIYCYSKILWVITRRSRDNEGDFSQEQHFHGRFRLRRSDMTRIERARTRTLRMAITIVSAFFWCWTPYVVMVLWHQIDRDSANKLDSKIQSSLFIFAVSNSCVNPLVYGSYAINFKHLLKNCFLGNICPRNSIRFGSRRMASTNGTRATQLEQRDQCPPLAMTVTVNCTGTNPFSKLLNHQLDRQV